The following coding sequences lie in one Primulina huaijiensis isolate GDHJ02 chromosome 2, ASM1229523v2, whole genome shotgun sequence genomic window:
- the LOC140965484 gene encoding inositol-tetrakisphosphate 1-kinase 3-like isoform X1, producing MNKACLRLPIVAKPLVAKSHELSLAYDVSSLQKLVPPLVLLEFINHGGVLFKVYVVGEAIKVVRHFSLPDVSKRQLSNNFGVYNFPRVSCPAASADEADLDPSVAGSPPGPLLERLARELRRRLDMGKCPKMSIYLRIFYWTWHEENRELRLAKGVQLPIEPVVTKCYASTERRKSTGRKGH from the exons ATGAACAAGGCTTGTTTAAGGCTGCCCATTG TGGCAAAGCCTTTGGTTGCAAAATCACATGAGTTGTCTCTTGCCTATGATGTGAGCTCCCTCCAGAAGCTGGTACCCCCACTTGTTTTGCTGGAATTTATCAATCATG GTGGTGTACTCTTCAAAGTTTATGTTGTTGGTGAAGCTATAAAAGTTGTTAGACATTTCTCCTTACCTGATGTCAGTAAGCGCCAATTGTCAAATAATTTCGGTGTTTATAACTTTCCAAGAGTATCTTGTCCCGCTGCATCAGCTGATGAAGCAGACTTAGACCCCAGTGTTGCAG GGTCTCCTCCAGGCCCATTACTGGAGAGACTAGCCCGGGAGCTACGACGCCGGCTG GATATGGGAAAATGCCCGAAAATGAGCATATATTTACGGATTTTCTATTGGACTTGGCACGAAGAAAATAGGGAGTTAAGGCTGGCCAAAGGGGTGCAATTGCCGATTGAGCCTGTTGTTACAAAATGTTATGCATCAACAGAACGTCGAAAATCAACTGGACGAAAGGGACACTAA
- the LOC140965526 gene encoding amino acid permease 6 isoform X2 — protein MAFSFITYYTSTLLADGYRAPGPVNGARNYTYMDVVRAHLGGLKVQLCGLAQYGNLVGVTIGYTITASISMVAVKRSNCFHRHGHDHARCSISNYPFMIIFAAIQLVLSQIPNFHKLWWLSIVAAVMSFAYSTIGVGLSIARVAGGAHVRTSVTGTSVGVDVAGSEKVWRSFQAIGDIAFAYAYSTVLIEIQDTIRSEIPENKVMKKASFVGVSTTTLFYMLCGCVGYAAFGNNAPGNFLTGFGFYEPFWLIDFANICIVIHLVGAYQVFAQPIFGFVEKLCNTKWPENKFITTEHAINIPLVGPYHISFFRLLWRTVYVIVTAVVAMIFPFFNDFLSLIGAASFYPLTVYFPIEIYISQAKIPKYSFTWIWLKILTWACLFVSLVAAAGSVQGLAQEVKKYKPFKTQS, from the exons ATGGCATTCTCGTTTATCACCTACTACACTTCGACTCTGCTCGCCGACGGATACCGGGCGCCGGGTCCCGTGAACGGCGCTAGAAACTACACTTACATGGATGTTGTTCGTGCTCATTTAG GCGGTTTGAAAGTTCAGCTATGTGGGCTGGCTCAGTACGGCAATCTTGTTGGTGTCACCATTGGATACACAATCACTGCATCAATTAGTATGGT aGCGGTGAAGAGGTCGAATTGTTTCCATAGACACGGGCACGATCACGCAAGGTGCTCGATATCGAACTACCCATTCATGATCATATTTGCAGCAATCCAATTAGTTCTTAGCCAAATACCAAATTTCCACAAGCTTTGGTGGCTCTCAATTGTGGCAGCCGTAATGTCATTTGCTTACTCCACCATTGGAGTTGGCCTCTCCATTGCTAGGGTTGCAG GCGGTGCACATGTGAGGACTAGTGTAACGGGGACAAGTGTAGGAGTGGACGTGGCTGGTTCAGAAAAGGTTTGGAGAAGCTTTCAAGCCATTGGAGACATTGCATTTGCTTATGCTTATTCTACTGTTCTTATTGAAATCCAG GACACAATAAGATCAGAGATCCCAGAGAACAAGGTAATGAAGAAAGCTTCGTTTGTGGGAGTATCTACCACAACATTGTTCTACATGTTGTGCGGCTGCGTCGGGTATGCCGCCTTCGGGAACAACGCACCGGGCAATTTCCTCACTGGTTTCGGGTTCTATGAGCCTTTTTGGCTGATAGATTTTGCTAATATTTGCATTGTCATTCACCTCGTAGGCGCTTATCAG GTCTTTGCGCAACCGATATTCGGGTTCGTGGAGAAACTATGCAACACGAAATGGCCGGAAAACAAGTTCATCACAACAGAACATGCGATAAACATCCCATTAGTCGGGCCATACCATATCAGCTTCTTTCGATTGTTGTGGCGAACAGTGTACGTTATAGTAACAGCCGTGGTTGCCATGATATTCCCATTTTTCAATGATTTCTTGAGCTTGATCGGGGCTGCATCTTTCTATCCGTTGACGGTGTATTTTCCGATAGAAATCTACATATCACAGGCCAAGATACCAAAGTATTCCTTCACATGGATATGGCTAAAGATACTGACTTGGGCTTGCTTGTTCGTGTCTCTGGTCGCAGCTGCTGGATCCGTACAAGGGCTTGCGCAAGAAGTGAAGAAATACAAGCCTTTCAAAACTCAGTCATGA
- the LOC140965503 gene encoding inositol-tetrakisphosphate 1-kinase 3-like, which translates to MASPVPVLNAAMVVGYALTSKKIKSFLQLKLERLAKKKRIVFVSIDPVDPFQIKLSGKEWRHILEDYRQAHPEATVLDPPDAIQNVHNRQSMLRDVADLNLSDPYGNFTDEPSALSFMA; encoded by the exons atggcgtcGCCGGTGCCCGTGTTGAATGCGGCAATGGTGGTGGGTTATGCTCTTACATCTAAGAAAATCAAGAGTTTTTTGCAGCTCAAGCTTGAACGTTTAGCAAA GAAGAAGAGAATCGTATTTGTGTCTATCGATCCAGTAGACCCCTTTCAGATCAAG TTATCAGGAAAGGAATGGCGGCACATACTTGAG GATTACAGGCAGGCACATCCAGAGGCAACCGTTCTTGATCCTCCTGATGCCATTCAGAATGTTCACAATCGTCAATCCATGCTTCGAGATGTTGCTGACCTGAATCTTTCAGACCCCTATGGTAACTTTACAGATGAGCCTTCCGCTCTTTCTTTCATGGCTTAA
- the LOC140965473 gene encoding growth-regulating factor 6-like: protein MDFGVTSFDNLAYCNIKNGSFASANGAESKKLKWCGSGFVKQERTLNEDVFTELKLNETCNSGNFFEGQQQMLSFSAPNSQTVTWPYLQHISSSPFSKNTGVRGSFLTPSQWIELEHQALIYKYITANVPVPSCLLNPIRKALESSGFSSFSGLKPSAFGWGGFHLGFSSTDPEPGRCRRTDGKKWRCARDAVADQKYCERHMNRGRHRSRKPVEGQTGRSATTITPNDSSKPTPAAPASSVSNALRLSHNRQVHSLELGMPNIIVNRCVPEKDNTKGVNRHATILSMATSGTSLKENQYDKSSPRSEFGLVSSDSLLNPLDRSSSIVSCGNHSTSDDINDQENKSKTPLQQFINNWPKSHSEQRPTFSWPDHLDLQPDGTQLSISIPVATSNFMSPTLSSAKNELQEANRMGLGFGKISPTEENRIQANCIPISWEGGPLGEALSTTNNSSLGFVNAKALNLIEIQDNSPQSAFGSRSNSS from the exons ATGGATTTTGGTGTTACAAGCTTCGATAACTTGGCGTATTGCAATATTAAAAATGGCAGCTTCGCTTCAGCTAATGGCGCCGAGTCGAAAAAGCTTAAATGGTGTGGATCTGGATTTGTGAAGCAAGAGAGGACGTTAAATGAAGATGTTTTTACGGAGCTTAAATTGAACGAAACTTGTAATAGCGGCAATTTCTTTGAAGGGCAGCAGCAAATGCTCAGTTTCTCTGCCCCAAATTCGCAGACTGTAACTTGGCCTTATCTTCAACACATATCATCAAGTCCCTTTAGCAAGAACACAG GAGTGAGAGGCTCTTTTCTTACCCCCTCACAATGGATTGAGCTAGAGCACCAAGCTTTGATCTACAAATATATAACTGCAAATGTTCCCGTACCTTCTTGTCTTCTGAATCCCATCAGAAAAGCTTTGGAATCTTCTGGTTTTTCTTCCTTTTCTGGCCTTAAACCCAGTGCAT TTGGATGGGGTGGCTTTCATCTGGGATTCTCCAGCACTGATCCTGAGCCGGGGCGGTGCCGTAGGACGGATGGGAAGAAATGGCGGTGCGCCAGAGATGCGGTTGCTGACCAGAAATACTGTGAACGGCACATGAACAGAGGTCGCCACCGTTCAAGAAAGCCTGTGGAAGGCCAAACTGGCCGTTCCGCCACCACGATCACGCCCAACGACTCCTCAAAGCCCACGCCTGCGGCTCCTGCCTCCTCTGTATCCAACGCTCTCCGCCTCTCACACAACCGACAAGTCCACAGCTTGGAGCTCGGAATGCCTAATATTATTGTTAATAG ATGTGTTCCTGAGAAGGATAATACGAAAGGGGTGAATCGACATGCTACCATCCTTTCCATGGCGACTTCAGGGACAAGTCTTAAGGAAAACCAGTATGACAAATCCTCTCCTCGTTCAGAGTTCGGATTAGTCTCTTCAGACTCTTTACTCAACCCTTTAGACAGGAGTTCGTCAATCGTCAGTTGTGGAAACCACAGTACTTCAGACGACATCAATGatcaagaaaacaaatctaaaacTCCGCTTCAACAGTTCATAAATAACTGGCCGAAAAGCCATTCAGAACAGCGTCCTACCTTTTCTTGGCCCGATCACCTTGATCTTCAACCAGACGGAACACAGCTCTCGATTTCTATCCCAGTTGCAACCTCAAACTTCATGTCTCCTACTTTGTCTTCGGCGAAAAATGAACTTCAAGAAGCAAACCGAATGGGCTTAGGCTTTGGCAAGATTAGTCCTACTGAAGAAAATCGAATCCAAGCCAACTGTATTCCGATATCGTGGGAAGGGGGACCCCTTGGAGAGGCATTGAGTACCACAAACAACAGCTCCCTCGGGTTCGTTAATGCTAAAGCATTAAACCTCATAGAGATCCAGGATAATAGCCCTCAATCAGCATTCGGTTCACGGTCTAACAGCAGTTGA
- the LOC140965514 gene encoding RNA-binding KH domain-containing protein RCF3-like isoform X2 — protein sequence MSGQVTPSKRPNERSLSEVNVRRKWRKSAALGSDHTPSRGSSARNIIRFLFPASKIGIVIGKGGSNIAQIRLETGAMVHVEEIVPGCDERVVVIAGPDKDKDKDANSEVVSEQVKPDDGEETKITESGDDPDGEQTKISDSGDNPDEHGETNEDKLSVPVDHSQAEKENETSAVQKALLVVFDKLIDGLPVTDEESNKQASSVVRLLVFSSQVGCLLGKAGSVIKQMSSESGAQIRILPKDKLPSCASSFDELVQISGNIDAVRKALQSVSQQLLHCFLRDEDSLSANVSGPSSHSSGLSRQERFPSSNRPFHGHGPPFSHGFHDAGVSIPGRMNLPPEILSFRLLCSGEKVGGVIGKGGSIVKTVQHETGCEIKVLDGVGDSEDRIIVISGPAHPNDGISAPQEALLQVQSRIFRAAPENKEKVMIAKLLVASNQIGCLLGKGGSVISEMRKSTGAYIRILGKDQIPNCASENEEVVQVNGDFEVVQEALLQITTRLRNHFFRDAFPPLSHPPNPAFMDQVMPPFPSYMGRREFSPPGSFSARGPAFNNFDGPGGPPQHGGFDPLDDRPPFAHDFPRPWGPPGPVQGPGSMGFPNYPGAPPRRLGGFPGGHQPAIITSTSVEVVVPRFVVPAIYGEDGGCLRQILEISEAKIIISDSMPGATETMIRISGTPEQANAAQSLIQAFVMSETEGS from the exons ATGTCTGGTCAGGTGACACCTTCTAAGAGGCCAAATGAGCGGTCTCTTTCAGAGGTCAATGTTAGAAGGAAATGGCGAAAATCAGCAGCACTAGGTTCTGATCACACACCTTCTAGAGGATCTTCTGCTAGAAACATTATACGGTTTCTTTTCCCTGCTTCCAAAATTGGCATTGTCATTGGCAAAGGTGGTAGCAATATAGCTCAAATACGTCTGGAAACTGGAGCAATGGtccatgttgaggaaattgTGCCTGGATGTGATGAAAGAGTCGTCGTTATAGCTGGGCCGGACAAGGACAAGGACAAGGACGCGAATAGCGAAGTTGTGAGCGAACAGGTTAAGCCTGATGATGGTGAGGAGACAAAAATCACTGAGTCGGGTGATGATCCAGATGGTGAGCAGACAAAAATCTCTGATTCTGGTGATAATCCAGATGAACATGGGGAAACTAATGAAGACAAGCTGTCTGTTCCGGTTGACCATTCTCAAGCGGAGAAGGAAAATGAGACTTCAGCCGTTCAGAAAGCTTTGTTGGTTGTGTTTGATAAATTGATTGATGGATTGCCAGTGACAGATGAAGAAAGCAATAAGCAGGCTTCATCTGTTGTTAGGTTACTTGTCTTCTCCAGTCAAGTAGGCTGCCTGTTAGGGAAAGCTGGCAGCGTCATTAAACAAATGTCATCTGAAAGTGGGGCGCAGATTCGGATTCTTCCAAAGGACAAACTACCTTCCTGTGCATCTTCTTTTGATGAACTCGTCCAG ATATCCGGAAACATTGATGCTGTTAGGAAAGCTCTTCAATCTGTATCCCAGCAATTGCTTCATTGTTTTCTTCGTGATGAGGACTCTCTTTCGGCCAATGTTAGTGGTCCATCATCTCATTCCTCTGGTCTTTCTAGGCAGGAAAGATTTCCATCTTCCAACCGTCCATTTCATGGACATGGACCGCCTTTTTCTCATGGATTTCATGATGCTGGGGTCAGTATTCCTGGCAGAATGAATCTTCCTCCTGAAATCCTGAGCTTCCGGTTGTTGTGTAGCGGTGAGAAGGTAGGCGGGGTAATTGGAAAGGGAGGTTCTATAGTGAAGACAGTTCAACATGAAACTGGTTGTGAGATCAAGGTCCTTGATGGTGTGGGTGATTCAGAGGATCGCATAATAGTTATATCTGGCCCAGCT CACCCCAATGATGGAATATCTGCCCCCCAAGAGGCACTACTTCAAGTACAATCCAGAATATTTAGAGCCGCCCCTGAGAACAAAGAGAAAGTTATGATAGCCAAACTCCTTGTCGCCTCTAATCAAATTGGTTGTCTCCTTGGAAAGGGTGGCTCTGTTATTTCTGAGATGAGGAAGTCAACTGGAGCTTATATCCGTATATTGGGTAAAGACCAGATCCCAAACTGTGCTTCAGAAAATGAAGAAGTAGTTCAG GTAAATGGGGACTTTGAAGTAGTTCAAGAAGCTCTATTGCAAATAACAACAAGGTTGAGAAATCATTTTTTTCGAGATGCATTTCCACCACTGAGTCACCCTCCCAATCCCGCATTTATGGACCAAGTGATGCCTCCATTTCCATCGTACATGGGAAGGAGGGAGTTCTCACCTCCTGGATCGTTCTCTGCTAGAGGTCCAGCGTTTAACAACTTTGATGGTCCTGGTGGTCCACCTCAACATGGTGGTTTTGATCCGCTTGACGATCGCCCACCTTTTGCACATGATTTTCCCAGACCATGGGGGCCTCCG GGACCTGTTCAAGGTCCTGGCTCTATGGGATTCCCAAACTATCCAGGAGCTCCTCCAAGAAGACTTGGTGGATTTCCAGG AGGACATCAGCCAGCTATTATCACAAGCACGAGTGTGGAAGTTGTTGTGCCTCGCTTTGTTGTTCCTGCAATCTATGGAGAGGATGGTGGATGTCTGAGACAAATTCTCGAG ATATCCGAAGCTAAAATAATCATCTCTGATTCAATGCCCGGGGCAACGGAAACCATGATTAGAATATCCGGGACACCAGAACAGGCAAATGCTGCACAGAGTCTCATTCAAGCTTTTGTAATGAGTGAGACTGAAGGATCTTGA
- the LOC140965526 gene encoding amino acid permease 6 isoform X1, translating to MADGKDFNKHSMVIEQTPQSQPSKFLDDDGRPRRTGTLVTASAHIVTAVIGSGVLSLAWAIAQLGWVAGPAVLMAFSFITYYTSTLLADGYRAPGPVNGARNYTYMDVVRAHLGGLKVQLCGLAQYGNLVGVTIGYTITASISMVAVKRSNCFHRHGHDHARCSISNYPFMIIFAAIQLVLSQIPNFHKLWWLSIVAAVMSFAYSTIGVGLSIARVAGGAHVRTSVTGTSVGVDVAGSEKVWRSFQAIGDIAFAYAYSTVLIEIQDTIRSEIPENKVMKKASFVGVSTTTLFYMLCGCVGYAAFGNNAPGNFLTGFGFYEPFWLIDFANICIVIHLVGAYQVFAQPIFGFVEKLCNTKWPENKFITTEHAINIPLVGPYHISFFRLLWRTVYVIVTAVVAMIFPFFNDFLSLIGAASFYPLTVYFPIEIYISQAKIPKYSFTWIWLKILTWACLFVSLVAAAGSVQGLAQEVKKYKPFKTQS from the exons ATGGCCGACGGCAAAGATTTCAACAAACACTCCATGGTCATAGAACAAACCCCACAATCTCAACCATCCAAGTTTCTCGACGACGATGGCCGACCCAGAAGAACTG GGACACTGGTGACTGCGAGCGCCCACATAGTGACGGCGGTGATAGGGTCCGGCGTGCTGTCTCTGGCGTGGGCGATTGCGCAGCTGGGGTGGGTGGCGGGGCCGGCGGTGCTGATGGCATTCTCGTTTATCACCTACTACACTTCGACTCTGCTCGCCGACGGATACCGGGCGCCGGGTCCCGTGAACGGCGCTAGAAACTACACTTACATGGATGTTGTTCGTGCTCATTTAG GCGGTTTGAAAGTTCAGCTATGTGGGCTGGCTCAGTACGGCAATCTTGTTGGTGTCACCATTGGATACACAATCACTGCATCAATTAGTATGGT aGCGGTGAAGAGGTCGAATTGTTTCCATAGACACGGGCACGATCACGCAAGGTGCTCGATATCGAACTACCCATTCATGATCATATTTGCAGCAATCCAATTAGTTCTTAGCCAAATACCAAATTTCCACAAGCTTTGGTGGCTCTCAATTGTGGCAGCCGTAATGTCATTTGCTTACTCCACCATTGGAGTTGGCCTCTCCATTGCTAGGGTTGCAG GCGGTGCACATGTGAGGACTAGTGTAACGGGGACAAGTGTAGGAGTGGACGTGGCTGGTTCAGAAAAGGTTTGGAGAAGCTTTCAAGCCATTGGAGACATTGCATTTGCTTATGCTTATTCTACTGTTCTTATTGAAATCCAG GACACAATAAGATCAGAGATCCCAGAGAACAAGGTAATGAAGAAAGCTTCGTTTGTGGGAGTATCTACCACAACATTGTTCTACATGTTGTGCGGCTGCGTCGGGTATGCCGCCTTCGGGAACAACGCACCGGGCAATTTCCTCACTGGTTTCGGGTTCTATGAGCCTTTTTGGCTGATAGATTTTGCTAATATTTGCATTGTCATTCACCTCGTAGGCGCTTATCAG GTCTTTGCGCAACCGATATTCGGGTTCGTGGAGAAACTATGCAACACGAAATGGCCGGAAAACAAGTTCATCACAACAGAACATGCGATAAACATCCCATTAGTCGGGCCATACCATATCAGCTTCTTTCGATTGTTGTGGCGAACAGTGTACGTTATAGTAACAGCCGTGGTTGCCATGATATTCCCATTTTTCAATGATTTCTTGAGCTTGATCGGGGCTGCATCTTTCTATCCGTTGACGGTGTATTTTCCGATAGAAATCTACATATCACAGGCCAAGATACCAAAGTATTCCTTCACATGGATATGGCTAAAGATACTGACTTGGGCTTGCTTGTTCGTGTCTCTGGTCGCAGCTGCTGGATCCGTACAAGGGCTTGCGCAAGAAGTGAAGAAATACAAGCCTTTCAAAACTCAGTCATGA
- the LOC140965514 gene encoding RNA-binding KH domain-containing protein RCF3-like isoform X1 produces MSGQVTPSKRPNERSLSEVNVRRKWRKSAALGSDHTPSRGSSARNIIRFLFPASKIGIVIGKGGSNIAQIRLETGAMVHVEEIVPGCDERVVVIAGPDKDKDKDANSEVVSEQVKPDDGEETKITESGDDPDGEQTKISDSGDNPDEHGETNEDKLSVPVDHSQAEKENETSAVQKALLVVFDKLIDGLPVTDEESNKQASSVVRLLVFSSQVGCLLGKAGSVIKQMSSESGAQIRILPKDKLPSCASSFDELVQISGNIDAVRKALQSVSQQLLHCFLRDEDSLSANVSGPSSHSSGLSRQERFPSSNRPFHGHGPPFSHGFHDAGVSIPGRMNLPPEILSFRLLCSGEKVGGVIGKGGSIVKTVQHETGCEIKVLDGVGDSEDRIIVISGPAHPNDGISAPQEALLQVQSRIFRAAPENKEKVMIAKLLVASNQIGCLLGKGGSVISEMRKSTGAYIRILGKDQIPNCASENEEVVQVNGDFEVVQEALLQITTRLRNHFFRDAFPPLSHPPNPAFMDQVMPPFPSYMGRREFSPPGSFSARGPAFNNFDGPGGPPQHGGFDPLDDRPPFAHDFPRPWGPPGPVQGPGSMGFPNYPGAPPRRLGGFPGRGHQPAIITSTSVEVVVPRFVVPAIYGEDGGCLRQILEISEAKIIISDSMPGATETMIRISGTPEQANAAQSLIQAFVMSETEGS; encoded by the exons ATGTCTGGTCAGGTGACACCTTCTAAGAGGCCAAATGAGCGGTCTCTTTCAGAGGTCAATGTTAGAAGGAAATGGCGAAAATCAGCAGCACTAGGTTCTGATCACACACCTTCTAGAGGATCTTCTGCTAGAAACATTATACGGTTTCTTTTCCCTGCTTCCAAAATTGGCATTGTCATTGGCAAAGGTGGTAGCAATATAGCTCAAATACGTCTGGAAACTGGAGCAATGGtccatgttgaggaaattgTGCCTGGATGTGATGAAAGAGTCGTCGTTATAGCTGGGCCGGACAAGGACAAGGACAAGGACGCGAATAGCGAAGTTGTGAGCGAACAGGTTAAGCCTGATGATGGTGAGGAGACAAAAATCACTGAGTCGGGTGATGATCCAGATGGTGAGCAGACAAAAATCTCTGATTCTGGTGATAATCCAGATGAACATGGGGAAACTAATGAAGACAAGCTGTCTGTTCCGGTTGACCATTCTCAAGCGGAGAAGGAAAATGAGACTTCAGCCGTTCAGAAAGCTTTGTTGGTTGTGTTTGATAAATTGATTGATGGATTGCCAGTGACAGATGAAGAAAGCAATAAGCAGGCTTCATCTGTTGTTAGGTTACTTGTCTTCTCCAGTCAAGTAGGCTGCCTGTTAGGGAAAGCTGGCAGCGTCATTAAACAAATGTCATCTGAAAGTGGGGCGCAGATTCGGATTCTTCCAAAGGACAAACTACCTTCCTGTGCATCTTCTTTTGATGAACTCGTCCAG ATATCCGGAAACATTGATGCTGTTAGGAAAGCTCTTCAATCTGTATCCCAGCAATTGCTTCATTGTTTTCTTCGTGATGAGGACTCTCTTTCGGCCAATGTTAGTGGTCCATCATCTCATTCCTCTGGTCTTTCTAGGCAGGAAAGATTTCCATCTTCCAACCGTCCATTTCATGGACATGGACCGCCTTTTTCTCATGGATTTCATGATGCTGGGGTCAGTATTCCTGGCAGAATGAATCTTCCTCCTGAAATCCTGAGCTTCCGGTTGTTGTGTAGCGGTGAGAAGGTAGGCGGGGTAATTGGAAAGGGAGGTTCTATAGTGAAGACAGTTCAACATGAAACTGGTTGTGAGATCAAGGTCCTTGATGGTGTGGGTGATTCAGAGGATCGCATAATAGTTATATCTGGCCCAGCT CACCCCAATGATGGAATATCTGCCCCCCAAGAGGCACTACTTCAAGTACAATCCAGAATATTTAGAGCCGCCCCTGAGAACAAAGAGAAAGTTATGATAGCCAAACTCCTTGTCGCCTCTAATCAAATTGGTTGTCTCCTTGGAAAGGGTGGCTCTGTTATTTCTGAGATGAGGAAGTCAACTGGAGCTTATATCCGTATATTGGGTAAAGACCAGATCCCAAACTGTGCTTCAGAAAATGAAGAAGTAGTTCAG GTAAATGGGGACTTTGAAGTAGTTCAAGAAGCTCTATTGCAAATAACAACAAGGTTGAGAAATCATTTTTTTCGAGATGCATTTCCACCACTGAGTCACCCTCCCAATCCCGCATTTATGGACCAAGTGATGCCTCCATTTCCATCGTACATGGGAAGGAGGGAGTTCTCACCTCCTGGATCGTTCTCTGCTAGAGGTCCAGCGTTTAACAACTTTGATGGTCCTGGTGGTCCACCTCAACATGGTGGTTTTGATCCGCTTGACGATCGCCCACCTTTTGCACATGATTTTCCCAGACCATGGGGGCCTCCG GGACCTGTTCAAGGTCCTGGCTCTATGGGATTCCCAAACTATCCAGGAGCTCCTCCAAGAAGACTTGGTGGATTTCCAGG TAGAGGACATCAGCCAGCTATTATCACAAGCACGAGTGTGGAAGTTGTTGTGCCTCGCTTTGTTGTTCCTGCAATCTATGGAGAGGATGGTGGATGTCTGAGACAAATTCTCGAG ATATCCGAAGCTAAAATAATCATCTCTGATTCAATGCCCGGGGCAACGGAAACCATGATTAGAATATCCGGGACACCAGAACAGGCAAATGCTGCACAGAGTCTCATTCAAGCTTTTGTAATGAGTGAGACTGAAGGATCTTGA
- the LOC140965484 gene encoding inositol-tetrakisphosphate 1-kinase 3-like isoform X2: MNKACLRLPIVAKPLVAKSHELSLAYDVSSLQKLVPPLVLLEFINHGGVLFKVYVVGEAIKVVRHFSLPDVSKRQLSNNFGVYNFPRVSCPAASADEADLDPSVAGSPPGPLLERLARELRRRLGLRLFNLYTIQEHGTQDSYYVIDINCFPDMPHSYVYP; the protein is encoded by the exons ATGAACAAGGCTTGTTTAAGGCTGCCCATTG TGGCAAAGCCTTTGGTTGCAAAATCACATGAGTTGTCTCTTGCCTATGATGTGAGCTCCCTCCAGAAGCTGGTACCCCCACTTGTTTTGCTGGAATTTATCAATCATG GTGGTGTACTCTTCAAAGTTTATGTTGTTGGTGAAGCTATAAAAGTTGTTAGACATTTCTCCTTACCTGATGTCAGTAAGCGCCAATTGTCAAATAATTTCGGTGTTTATAACTTTCCAAGAGTATCTTGTCCCGCTGCATCAGCTGATGAAGCAGACTTAGACCCCAGTGTTGCAG GGTCTCCTCCAGGCCCATTACTGGAGAGACTAGCCCGGGAGCTACGACGCCGGCTG gGTCTTCGCCTGTTCAACTTGTATACAATTCAAGAACATGGAACTCAAGACAGCTATTATGTAATCGACATCAACTGTTTTCCAGATATGCCACATTCCTACGTATATCCTTGA